Proteins encoded in a region of the Stieleria neptunia genome:
- a CDS encoding hydrogenase maturation nickel metallochaperone HypA/HybF, producing MHELSIALNILDVAAEEAERRNIGCVEAVHIKLGPLSGIVKSALLSAFDLAREHSSLPDSRLVVEDVPIVIYCEPCQAEQPVESIQELVCPVCRTPSNHVVAGREMEITALEIAEPEIKA from the coding sequence ATGCATGAACTCTCCATCGCACTGAATATCCTGGACGTCGCGGCCGAAGAAGCCGAACGTCGGAACATCGGTTGCGTCGAAGCCGTCCATATCAAACTCGGCCCGCTTTCCGGGATCGTCAAATCCGCGTTGCTGTCCGCATTCGATCTTGCCCGAGAGCATTCGTCCTTGCCCGATTCGCGACTGGTGGTGGAAGACGTGCCGATCGTCATCTACTGTGAACCCTGTCAGGCCGAACAACCGGTCGAGTCGATTCAGGAACTCGTCTGCCCGGTCTGCCGAACGCCCTCCAACCATGTGGTCGCGGGGCGAGAGATGGAAATCACTGCGTTGGAAATCGCTGAACCGGAAATCAAAGCATGA